In one Cloacibacillus sp. An23 genomic region, the following are encoded:
- a CDS encoding (2Fe-2S)-binding protein, which translates to MAKANVICRCEEIEIDEIRRWIAAGYTEFDELKRILRVGMGPCQGRGCRDIILRELAKATGKPIADVRPGVIRPPVKPIKVKLLAGEGE; encoded by the coding sequence ATGGCGAAGGCAAACGTGATATGCCGCTGCGAAGAGATAGAGATAGACGAAATACGCAGATGGATCGCGGCGGGCTATACCGAGTTCGACGAACTTAAGAGGATACTGCGCGTAGGAATGGGGCCGTGCCAGGGACGTGGCTGCCGCGACATCATCCTGCGCGAGCTCGCCAAAGCGACGGGGAAGCCGATAGCGGACGTCCGTCCCGGCGTCATCAGGCCGCCCGTGAAACCGATAAAAGTAAAGCTGCTTGCCGGCGAAGGCGAATAG